Genomic segment of Streptosporangium sp. NBC_01755:
CACGAACGTGCCCTTGCCGCCGATCACCCGCACCAGCCCGTCATCGGCGAGCTTGCCGATGACCTTGCGCACGGTCTGCCGGGCAATCCCGAGCTCCTGCTCCAGGTGCGCGATGCTCGGAATCGGCAACCGCTCTTTGTAGACGCCCCCCTCAATCCGTTCGCGCAGGAGGTCGTAGACCTGCGCCCATACGGTCCGGTCCGGGTCGAACTCGATCATGGAATGGACCGTAGGGGATCATGCTCTAGCATGCCCTTTCGGAACCGGCTATGCCCGGGCATGCCCGGGCACTACACGGCGCGGATAATCTGCAATTCCCAGAGCGGGCGCGGCGGCCGGGTACACCACTCCCTCGCCACAGGGTCGGCCGTCGCGCTCTCAGTGTGCACCCCCGGCACATCGTCTGCCGGCGGGTCCACTGGCCACCTCCGGACATGTCTCCACAAGCTGGGGCATGTCCGGAGGGGCGGCGGCGAGGTGTCGTCATGACCGCCGACACCGAGGTAACCGCCCTCGACCTGCTCGCCCAGGAGTTCGGCGACATCTGGCAGATCATGCGTAGCGACGCCGGACGGTGGTGGGCCACCCGGCACAAGCCGATCGCCGGGGTCGAAGACGTGGTCGGCTGTTCTCGCACGGTGGACGCCGACACGCCCGCCAAGCTGTCCCAACGGTTCGCTGAACAGGCGAAGCTCATCCAGCAGGCAGCGGACATCACCGAAATCCTCCGCGTACTGGAGACCACCTACCCCGGGTGGAGCACCACGTATGACGGCCACTGGCGCGCGGACCGCACCCCTCCCATCACTAGCGCGCAAGCCGCCGCTGGCGTGGTAGCCAGCCTCTCCACCCCCTCCTATGAGGAGTTCACCGAGCAGTTGGCCAAGCAGGCGACGCTGATCGACCGGTGCGGCGGCTACAACACCTGACCCCCGGCCGCCCCTGCCCTGAGGTGGTGGCGGCCGGTGCAAAACCCCCGGTTGAGAGGCGCGGGCTGGCGTCAACCTCCCGGGGACGGCCCGGCACATGCCGCCGGGCCGGGGTCCTCGCCCACTTCTCTCCCGGGCGAGGACCCAAACAACCTCCGGCAGGCGAAAGTTTGGTCGCCCGCCGGCCCCGGCCCCGCCGTCTCCCCACGCGGCGGGGCCACCACAACGACGACCCGCCTGGAGGAACCCGATGAGCAGCACCCCCAACGAGCAGCACGCCACCGCGAGCCCGGACAGCGCGGACCCCCTCATCGACGACCAGGCCACAAAGCTCCAATACGGCGTCCGTTGGACGCCCAGCCACAGCCAGCACCCTGTCGTGGCCACCAGCCCCGACAGCGAGATCGAAGCCGATAGCCTCGCCCGGCGCCTGCGCTCCATCCAGCGAGTGCTCGGCAACGACGATGACGCCGTCGTTGTCTACCGGATGGGCCCGGACGGCGAGTGGGACACCGCCCCGCCCAACCCGTTCGGCTTCCCCGAGCAGGCCGAAGCCTTGCTCCAGGACTTCCTCCTCTGGGCGGAGCGGAACCCCGGCATGTTGCAGCTTCTCGTCGACGAGCTCCTCCGCGAGGCCGCCGACCAGCCCACCCCCTGAACGCAGAAGACCCCCAAGCTCCCGGCCGGGAAGGGATTCACCCACTGCGGCCCGGCCGGGCACACCGAGGCCCCGCCGCCCATCTCACCGGGCGGCGGGGCCTTCATCGTCCCGGTGACGTACACCGTAGATCCTTAACGGTTACCATTCGGTAGCTCTCCGTCGCGGTTACCCTGGATCTTCCCGCCTCCCCCTGTACCCGGACAGAGGCTCCAGGCGACCCCCGCCCGACGACGTCCGATGGAGAGCGCCGTTGTCCGACAAGTATGAGCACCTCGCCGCCAAGCCCCCCGAAGGCTCCTTTCTGTGGGGCACTCCAGAACCCGGAACATCCTTCAACCACTCCTACAGGGCTCTCCTCCCGAACAACGACTTGCTGATCAGCCGCTTGGAGATGGACGATCGTGACCGTCTCTTGGGGTTCGCGATGATCCATATGACCCATGATGGGCGGGAGGGTGAGATGGTCGCCGAACTCGACACCCGGCACGGCGAAGTCCACATCCACCAGTACCGCCAAGGCAATATCAGGACCGGTAGACGCGTTCTCCGTATCATCAGGAGCCAGGAAGACATTGAAGACGGATACGAAGAGGCTCTTGATGTGATGACCGAGAAGTGGGAAGAACACAGGAGGAGGTGGCAACGTGGACGCTAGGGAAAAAACCCGCATGCGGATGACGCGTGACGTGCTGCGACTGCTTCGGGTACGAGACTTCCGAGGTGCTCTCCCACCGCTTCGCGACGGTGAGGAGTCTGCCATCCTCGTCAGCTTCCTGGACGACACCCTGAAGTCGGTAATGAAGCGCATCGCGCTCCTCGGTGGCAACGTCAACGTCGTTGTCCCGCCTGAAGACCTCGCCGACTGGCCGACTCGCATGACATTCCTTCAGGTCACCACTGGCGGCAGGGTCGCGCCCGGCTACGCCATGACCGACAACGACTGCCTCGTAAACGAGCACTCCGAGCTCGGGATGCTGCTGGAGCTCCTGCGGGTGCGCAGGCGGACGATGACGTTCCACCTCTGCAAGCACGAGACCACGGTCGAGCTGGTCGACGATGGCAAGGACTCTGTGCCCGTGTAGGGCTTCTGGACGCGACAAGGCGCCCCGCTCCATCTCGGAGCGGGGCGCCTGCGATGTGCCATCGTCGAGGGCTCGCCCAGGGGCAAGCAACGTCCACGTTTTCGTTACCCAAAGGCAAGGAGACCTGGTGCTACCTCCCCCCACCCACAGGGAACATAATCTAAGAGAGCGACGAGGAGGTGGGGGCATGGCGAACGTGAAGGACGTAGCGGCCTACATCCTCGACAAGATCGGGCCGATGACGGCCATGAAGCTGCAGAAGCTCTGCTACTACTCCTACGGCTATCACCTCGCGTGGGAAGAGCGTCCGCTGTTTCCTGAGCGCTTCGAGGCTTGGGCCAACGGCCCCGTCTCGCCGGTCCTGTACGCCAAGCACCGCGGGCGGCTTCACCTGCAGGCCGGCGACATCGATGGCAACCCCGAGGCTTTGGACGAGGGCGAGCGAGAGTCTGTTGACCTTGTTCTGTCGTCCTATGGCGAGTTCACCGCGAGCCAACTGTCGACGATGACGCATCAGGAAAGGCCGTGGGTGTGCGCGCGCCAGCGGGCCAGCGTCGGGCCGATGCAGCGCAGCACCGAACCGCTCTCGGATGCTGATGTTGCCGAGTTCTTCGAAGCGATGATCGCCAGTTCCGTCGATGGCGCAGAAGGCTAAGCACAAGCCTGTCCCCGGATCCACGTACAGCGGCAGAGACGTACCCGTCACGCCTGGTCTTGCCGCCGGGGTAGGCAAAGGAAGCATCCCGAAACGGCTGCTGTCCATGGCAGCCAACGGGGACGGAGCTGACTATCAGCACCCGCTCTGGAGGCTTTCGCTCCTCGATCGCGAGTACGAAGGAGCATGGTCCTGGCGGATGATCGACGGCGAAACGACCGAACGAATCGTCGCGTTCCTGTCGGAGATGGAGCGGCTGAGCTGGAAAGAGATCCGTGGCCAGATCACGGGCGGCCAACGGCGGCGCGGATCCAAGCACAAGCACGTCCCCGTCGATCACCTGGCTCCAGACGCGCGATCAAGGTTCGACCAGCTACAGCTGGACGAGTTTGACGAGATGTTCCGATTCCGGTTGAGCGGTCCGGAGCGGTTGTGGGGCGTCATCTCGGACGAGGTTCCGCGGGTGTTCTATCCCATCTGGTGGGATCCGGAACACAAGATCTGTCCCGGCAAGGACAGAGAGTAGACACACGAAGGCGCCCCGCTCCACATCGGAGCGGGGCGCCTTCGTGTGTCTCGTCGATGAAGTTGTCTGGTCGTCAGTCGCGCCGCGCGTCAGCGCGGAGACGATGACATGGGTTGATCACATGGGTTGTTGTCTATGGGATGGTGGCCGGTACTCACTACCGGTGCTCGCGGTAATGAGTACCGGTACGTGCAGGTAGTGATTACCGGTACTGCGGAACTGATTACCGGCACCGGTAGTCACTACCGGTGTCACCAGTCGTCTCCACGGGACTGGCGGAACAGCTTCCACGCGTCGGCCCCCTGCGCAGGCCAAGGCCGCTTGCCCGCCTCCTCCTGCTGCCGGTTCCACTCGTGGTAGCAGGAGACGTCCGATCGCCCCTTGACCTTCCTCGGCTGCGGGCAGAACACGGCCTTCCAGAGGCTCCACGTCGCTTTCCCGTCCCGGGTGACCTCCCCGCTGCCTTGCGGGTTGATCTGCTTTCCGCAGTTCAGGCATACGAACTTACGGCCGTTCGGCCCGAGGATCGGCAGCCCCTTCCAGTACTCCGGGATGGCCAGTTCGTACTCGTCGGCCAGCCGTTGGTGCGCGACGGCGTGAGAGACCCGCTCAGCGAGCCCAGCCGCGCGCAGGAGCGCCCACGCGTTGCGGATCGTCTTGTCCCCCAGCCCGGTGTCGCGCTCGATGCGTTCGTTGCTGGGGAAGCAGGAGGTTCCGTCGTGGAAGTCCGCGTAGTCCATGACCGTGCGGGCGACGAGCTTCACCGAGGGTTCCACAAGGAGGATCCTGATGAAGGTGTTCCAGCGGGCCACGAAGGGCTTGTCCTCGTCATCGGGACGGATCACGACAAGTCCGGCAGTGCAGAGTCGAGCGCCGCGACGCTCAGACGAGATACCCGAATGTGCCCCTCGCGGAATCTGGACACGGGCACGGGTATGGCATGTACGGTGCTGATGACTCACTCCTGGCACACAGGCGTTGGTCAAGGGCCCGCTGGTGGTTGCACACCGGACGGGCCCGTTTCGCGTTGAGGCGCGCATGCTCGAATAGCCCTCTGAAGTGAGGGCGCATGCTGCGATGGGTTACGCCGGGT
This window contains:
- a CDS encoding winged helix-turn-helix domain-containing protein, whose amino-acid sequence is MIEFDPDRTVWAQVYDLLRERIEGGVYKERLPIPSIAHLEQELGIARQTVRKVIGKLADDGLVRVIGGKGTFVRPREDWQQPEEE
- a CDS encoding Panacea domain-containing protein; translated protein: MANVKDVAAYILDKIGPMTAMKLQKLCYYSYGYHLAWEERPLFPERFEAWANGPVSPVLYAKHRGRLHLQAGDIDGNPEALDEGERESVDLVLSSYGEFTASQLSTMTHQERPWVCARQRASVGPMQRSTEPLSDADVAEFFEAMIASSVDGAEG
- a CDS encoding helix-turn-helix domain-containing protein; this translates as MIRPDDEDKPFVARWNTFIRILLVEPSVKLVARTVMDYADFHDGTSCFPSNERIERDTGLGDKTIRNAWALLRAAGLAERVSHAVAHQRLADEYELAIPEYWKGLPILGPNGRKFVCLNCGKQINPQGSGEVTRDGKATWSLWKAVFCPQPRKVKGRSDVSCYHEWNRQQEEAGKRPWPAQGADAWKLFRQSRGDDW